The stretch of DNA GACAAAAACCTTTAACAGAGGTAACAACATTGTATTCAACATTAGAGGTGACAACTGAATTAATGAGGTTTTCAAAACGAGTTTGGTAGGTTCAATAACATCATCAATAAACATAGATAGGCTTTTCTAGGATCTTTTGAGAGATAAGATTAacctggataatggatttagaaatcggtttcctagatgatgcacaTTTTGTTGACCAAGCAAAATAGAAGTAGAttcagatggattcaaagtaTTCACGGACCTTTTATGTATTCCCTTCTGACACGTGGTTGATCACACTGTCCATTTCACTTCCTTGTTGATCTTACAGGAAACATGTCTCGAATAATGTTCTAACATTCagtcagacattgtcttcttttacttgcattgatcaacacatcttcaaacatactgtcttccacttgattcgaagtgttctcctttcacttagacttagtaacacataccaagacatctgaatatcacatttgtgacatctctcaataatgaagactcttggaaagtccttccaaaaaaaaatctgtagagaaaaataaattctcccagactcaaccatttaaccactcgagagatatgtgaataactgatataattattcagctttacatgactagaatcaaccatgccttgttaataatttcataatgtcacaacatgttgtctgacatcatattctcatatgaggcataagatctccacaagcttgtacaacactctagacaatatatatgtaccaatgcaatccacagataaacacatgactctacctgtcatagataatcagggctccagctgaagatgaaaactcgagcactaaatgaaaacatgtgaaagacttcatgctttcatgttgaagggAAACACCACCTCCTTCAGTAGAGtcgattctgagtcagatattctcacttcttgagaatacatccaagcattctgacctcttcacttaacaaggacacatctgatcaatgtcctagcagaaccacactatgtatcatgaccttttgaataggcagaatgtcatgcatacaaggtgtaaagtcactcacaaaatccaaaacatcttagtttgcttaaaagcttgactaagatcctgattatcaaccattttctagagtgacttgcaacagaagaaaaccaaagacaattatcaaacctcagtatttgacaatattcttctgcccttacattcactagtagttgttgatactagtggaataaatagtcatgcattgccagagcatactattaaaacaagatcagaacctccacattctgattcacatagttagaaacacgtcttctgaccacacagcttgagcactcccatgcaaagtctcaagcaccttccacagaacaatcatcagtaaatatgatgttacTACATCATTTGGGACATcagcttctgattttggaaccTAATTATATTGGttcataaatcatcattcaaaaggactcattgtgcatagacatccttcaagaagctcccaatagagtaccatcaatgcagatcatccaggtttttcaaaacaccTGAATACCATGAAGAGAAATATACTCTCCGAACAATAAAGTTCAGACTACATAATTGCACAGCTCTTCAGACAAATATATCAGTTTTATGCATAACTTCAACAAAGGATATACATATACTTAGCTCCCATTAAAGTATTTATCATTTGTCAGATAGGATTACCTTCTCACACAAGGTAGGACATTAGATCTGACATcattcttctgcacatatatggcaccaacagataacatccactcatgacaattattcttacaaaaagtcattccagattaggtcagttgcttgaccttgtactccaccctgagtagaaccagcttccttggctgaagaagcagatgttggagaagatgtttcaacattaattctgacatcaatctcaatcccatcggtttcatcctgaactatggtctgaagataccatagtagtccataactcttccaaggggacacaggagaatcaaccatcagtagttgatcaaccttcaatatcaaatcatcTACACATTCAGGGACGTGCATATTTTACATCTCAAAAACTTCTTCTAATGTTCCAACCCCTTGTcttactttgagatgtttgatgccattcttctgaacctatagaggagattccctctaacaggTATCTGGAACATTTTGATCCAACACAATATCAGGTATCACAGATGTGACAGTActtagcacaacatcagtcttaggtgccaaagatgtgccaacattcgacacaacatcattttcagagacagatcctttgagagattcatcaacaaactcacttgtgaccttagtggaagcattaaatacatcagatggatttcccttgattagtgtgcaccagacaatggagagagggatgcaacatttacttcctttcacttcaacacaaacacacatcttgaagggaagtaaaaacttcgtcaatcttaattcaaaagatatctttaacgcataaggtaaagaattaacttcaccgaaaataccagagaaccataatcctttggtcccaaaaaataaatcctccttgtttaatcatgcattcatataactagatattatcacaagaatataacatgcatggttaaaacatcatataacacatcaacattgcacacaacttcaactaccacttacttggatcagacatgaactaacccaagaggtcaaccatatgttgatcatgtcccaacaaacttatctaagatatgtttctagcgtagaaaccatctcagacacagatgcctcctcttccaggtcaggagaaggttccaaacatatgtaaccaacacacacatttgtttagcacccaagcatctgccatgccctactgtcatccaacaagattctgcagaatctgctcgtcagatgttccgtcagatgttccaacatctggtAAGACATCAATTCCCTTCTAACGAAACACACCGagaaatcctttatcaaagaCACTGGACGTTGACTTTTCAGAGTTTAAAGCAAAgataaattgctcataacttccTTCAGACcccttttcaacaaactcatacatgagtgcctttatgagtggacttgagatcacccccaagtatctttggcatctctaacaagttaattaaaaaactctcctcgagcatcaccacaccagggcttacatcatagaacagagtggtgcatcctcaacaaacaaaaccaccaggagttttccatcagatatatatgcagcggaattcaaaccacaaaactcctcaacaaacctcaggcacactacaataacacatgtttgaaaataaatcaaaccatacagcaactcatcacaagatctacacgcctgaccaacaaaagataggtctaatacacaccctatcatgaatagtccatcctccacttctagggaccattcaatcaatgtgaacttctccaagttcaaacaaattttcagtattccttacttgccctaaccagaaagtatcttccctaagatctcatccagaaaacagaacaggatgcctgctctgataccaattgaaattctggtatagcagaaccagatgttgtatagaatgtcgagacatctggtctgacatgaataacacggcaaggcatataacattaaaacggatactgagaaataatgttttatcagatattccaacattcaatttaaagagaatgtcatacttaatgttggaacatcttactaaacataataaaatcaacaagtaaataaactgcacaggaaattgttaacccagttcagccaacctgcctactctgggggataccaatccaggaaggaaatccactaatagatctagtcactaagacctccagcaaaccctttgaatttacgtcttacactaagacctccagcaaaccctcggtttacgtcttacactaagacctccagcaaatcctaggtttacgccttatgacctcgacactactcatgcaacttctgcctaggaactcctagacatgagatcccatctcacttccacacagccaacacaacctgtgttgttcatataatgttgaataaaatgtggcgacaatcaccgtgacatattttactcttgcttaaaagcttcgagtaaatcacacacagttaactccgtacttcaaagcttaggagtaaccttaaaacattacaactcaataaaacacagtcctactcaagtattaaatcaatacgtgagaggctcacaaacactatctccttgcttaaaagcttcagagatattacaatactctactcattacctaaaggtttctgagtgaggacatagtgaccatctcacaacccgagtggttcacttacaccaactctcctagagagtggctcaaaaacacgaaaccctaaagactacatctttgatgaacaatggtttcggttcaataaaatcttggccttgagtcttctttatatagacagagctagcacgctcctgatcttccaagataaccttcagaacacagctggtctttgagtcacgtccagctaagcaaatcagaccttaataaaaactttcctaaaatagtttatcctctttaggaaataaacaatgtgttgaatcattctattaagtcttgataagaacatatctgcactaataacgtcttgatcagatcaaatcttgatatacacgttcgtagagtggatttccatatatagcagatacgtgtaataaatgcgcgagatttgggcaatctgactgtcgtacccaaacatgttacaacatttggtccaacatcttttgtacctaacatgttgaaacatttggtccaacatcttgcttgtatatttgttttagcaaaatgaggccaacacacaaatatccaacaattttttattattacatattacacctaattagacccatgcaccgcatgggtcaaagttctagtagTCCGCAAATATACAAATCACATCTTAAACAAAACTTTATTGTCTTAGACTCATACCAAAACAATAAATTCTTGATACTTTATTCATATTACAAAGGGCCaaacaaaataagaaatcaCATGGCAGTAAAATCGTTTAAACAAAACATGCATGTGAAACCGGTGCCCAATATACAATACTATTAATGATGGTAGTTGAATAAAgcaatcaaaattcaaattccttTCACCGAAAAACAaagaatatttgatttaaatctTCCAAAGTTCGTATCGGTTGACGGTTCATATATAATTGGGGAAGAACATAAAACCCCTTTTAAAAGTAAAATCgagataattaaaaattaaaatcccaataaatcaaacatgaagacccgctctgataccaattgataggttttaataattaatttatcaattaattaCATACAAGTCATGCTCTTATACAAATAGTGCGGAAGCTAGATAGAACAAAATGAGCATGTATATGTAAACTGAATCTACatcatgttgatttatcaagaATTTGTATTAGGAATACCTGTATAGAAGAATCCATTTGATACTACCGTTGATGTGACACGTAGCACTactgaaacacaaagagagagTTATCGGATGATGACCACCCGTCGGCTtgtgtggttcttcctcaaccggtacccTAATGCCTTGAGctctcttcagatggggagaagagattATTTGCTTATGtacggtatattggggaccatagcctatatatagtgtgatgacccattagggttcccattatcccGAAATcggccatcctgacatccactcgtATTGAGCCCATAtcctattaattaattacttaattaattctaaatataaatctaattagccttttaactttgtttgaccacttaattaattaaggctcctaatcgataaataactaatataattatataaagatatttgcccacgtaatattattggaatattataaaatattccaacatttGAATATATCCAAATTACTACCAAGGTCTCTTTTACCGGTCATTTTGCTCATCAAGTTTAGTTTTAGATAGTTAAtttaatcatcaattttttttattatcaaatttagtccataaaataTACTATATGTATGCCTcaattattttaatgaaaataagAATTTGTATGATTTAAgtaaaatagaataatttaagtaaaatacattataactagtgctatttttttttttaactattatattttattcctTATCACTATGGCTCTAATACTATTTGTTGAGGAGCTCGGGAAAGCGTCAAAAATAATATTGAGTCAATGCTTTAAGACCACAACACATATACAAAAGAGGTAGATGACACGTTTTCACTCAAAACTTTATCACATTAAATATACGAGTCGGCTCTTTTATATATTcaacatttttcttatttacaGTCGGTCAATATTGACACCGTACATATGTATATATATCATACTATATGGGTAGGGGCTGGGGGTTGTCTCCAGTGCATTTTCTGTCCGGTGCAATCCCATCCATCTATTTCCTTTggcacaaatttttttaattattaaacaaACAATGAAAGGCACAGATTCCACTGGACATTGTCCAGTACGGGAGAGAATCCATCCCCATGGGTAGGAGATAAATTATGCTACGTAACATGTTGAATTGCCATGAAGTGGGTCGCTTACGTAATAATCTCAAAGTGTCGTGAGGTGGGCTGTTTATAAACGAATAATTAATTACGgccaaagaaaaaagaataatgAAATTCTTAAAAAGAAGAataatggaatttttttttgaatgaataatGTAATTGTtgtataaaaagaatattaaatatcttgacaaaaataaaatatcataatgCAATTATTGTAAAGACTCTGATACGATTCATTGGGATAATGCATGCATATGGGCAAATGATTATCTActttttatatcattaaataatCATCTATTTAacaagtactccctccgtcccaaaatataagcaaaaatgagtcaaaaaaactttatgtatttggttaaaaatttggactaaatacatccagtttgttgaccaatttttgcttatattttgggacggaagaaATATCTattgttctttttttctttctcgtaaAAACTGTtgagtttttgtatgttggctacattttgcaaaaacatattttaaccaagtgttgagacatatgtgcatacatcaagtgttgagacagatgtacaTACATATGGAACTACACCTGTGTAGTCTGACTGCGCGCCAACTAgcgttatatttttatatgcaatctttcgaagatttgcttgaagaattgtttcgtgcttaattatacaacaaggcgcatCTGGTTTATTAGTCTTCAGAAGGCGGCTGTATTAGGTTACTTGGACCTCAAGTATTATATAAAATAAGGAATCAaagattatttaattttataatataacctCTGAAGGTTTTCTTGGAGTAGAAGATTAATGGCTCAAGGCCCACGAAGGTTCTGCTATATAAAGGGTGTTGTTAACCCTGTTTTACTCACTGAAACTGGAATCAAAacagaatatcaaagatgtagtcttttagggtttcgtgtctttgtAAAGTCTTGTGCTTTACTTTGCATACCTCTCTGGGTGTTGCCTCTGTTTATCAAAGCACAAAGATGGTATGTTTTAATCGTGGTATATGTTGACAGAAGCCGCAATTGTCAAAGTGTCAATTAGGGTTTAGTCTATTCATTGTTAATtttgagcctttcttgtgtctcatcgATGCAAGCTTAGGAATATGTTTATTGAGTGGTATTTGTGATTTACTCAAGAGCTTTTAAGAGAGAGTAGAATCTGGTTTAAAGGAGTGtgtagtagaaaaatgacttttggtttggagataccactaccggtatgtgaataccagtagtgaaatacatttgaccaaaggattccactactgatatttttaaaacggtagtggaaagttcagagacaagggatttcactaccggctttgctaaatccgtagtggaaagtagacacggtggcaatgtcgtaattacgtacaaatttgttttaattatcttccactaccgatctaggattcaacggtagtggaatcctaatagtgttattatttttttcatattcccacttttcactaccgatctaggattcaccggtagtggaatcctaatagtgttataatatttttcatattgtcattttcattcCCAATTTTCATACGCGTTCAATCTCCCTCCCACTGCAAACTCTCCATTCTCAATCGTCCCAAGTTCTTCCAAATCGTCCCAagttcttcaaatcaaacactccaatttcccaatcattctccaatctctccattctccattctccattctccattctccaatctctccaatttcattcggtttcattctccaaaccctagaaTGCTTGAATCGCCTCCAAATTTCTTCGTTTTTATTCGGTAaaggtatgaataaatcaaacttcctccaaatttcattcgttttcgttttcattcgttttcattcttgttcattcgttttcattcgcttGGGTTAGACATCATTTTTCGAGATTACGAGAGACCCGAGTaagaaaatgatgatgaaaggTAGAGGAATGGGTAGGAATAGGATTAATCCTGTTCAAACAATTTCAAGTCATATGGGTGATAAGGATAAGATTCAAGGTATTGATTTTGCTTATTGGTTAAAGATTGTTGTTACAAGTAAAGATTTTGTTGTTGTGAAAATGGATGTTGAAGGTACTGAGTTTCATTTGATACCTAAGTTGATTCAAACTGGTGCTATTTGTTTGATTGATGAGCTTTTTCTTGAGTGTCATTATAATAGATGGCAGAGATGTTGTTCTGGTCAGAGAAgttctaagtttcagaaaagtTATTCTGattgtttggatttgtttaCTGAACTTAGAGATATTGGTGTTCTTGTTCATCAATGGTGGTGATAATCCATAGTGTACAAACTTGTTTGTATAGGTTTTTTTTATACTAGGgttttatatgattaaattgATTCTTTTGTAGATTCTTTTTTAGTCAATTGTAGAGTTTAATGAATGAAAGATTTTGTTTATTCTATTGCATTTAAATAATAGTTATTGAAACTCAAGCTATAAAGCGCCGACACAAACATGAACGCCGAATGTGACATAAATACGGACACTAGATACATCTTCAATATAAAGTATCGGTGCTACATAACTCAAGCGTTTGAAAAGAAGCATATTTGGTACTCCAGCAGGCCTCTGGTATGTTATCGTTTATTTGATGAATCTGTCAATTCTATAATAGGCGTTTTTACTAATATGTGTTTGTGGGAACCATGGGAAATAATGGATCTGCTAGTTTATGTAATATATCTTTAACCCTGCACCCATTTAAAGTAGGGAAAAATGTGCAAAAGTGAAGTAATTAAGTAAATGTTTCATGTAGAATCACATTCATATTCATTAAGCAAAATGGAAGTCATGTTCTTCATCTGGTCGGCTTGTAATATGATTGTTGGTGTAAATAATGTCAATATGGTAAACAATATTCCATGTTTATTTTGCAGATCCTGCTGCAAGTGCTGATCTAGCCGTGGTGTTAATGCAAGAAGGATTAGCCCATATCCTCCTTGTTGGTAGAAGGTACTATATTAGTAACATTCATTAAATAGGTTTCActtatcatttttatattaagattaagatgACCATTCGATAGAGTAGTAGGATTGTTGGTGTCGGGTGTGTTTGATTTCTGTGTGGAACCACATACCACATGTATATTAAATACTGGTTCTTCTTGTTGATGTATTTATTCATCATCTTATGACTGACATAACAGTATGACTGTTACTCGTTCACGGATAAAAGCTTCAATTCCTCGCAAGCATGGGGCTGCAATTGCTGGTTTTGAGAAAGTATGTTCTCTCTGTCTGCCTCTCTTTTAAAATGATAATAGTTACATACTGCTGTGAATGAATTCTATAACATGACTGTTCcaattctaaatcatcgtccTCCTTTTTGTAGGCTTTGAATAAGTTCTTTGAGAATGTTTTGCAGGTAAATTCTTCCCGAGTACTGGTATTTCTCATGCTTAGCATTTATTCTCATtcgtgatatatatatatatatagtttgttCAATTTAAAGAATATGTGCTAGTGATCTGCTGCGAGTTTGTATACTCAAATCTTTATAAGCTTATTTGTGCTGCACTagatataacttataagttgcCTGCACATTCTTTATTCACcagtgttaaatatatttattctttAGTCCAACAAAATTGAGAAAGGGGCACGCACAAGTTTAATTGATCCTGCTGATCTTTTTGGGCTTCTTCTTTCTTAGTGAGCATTTACAATTTGATACCACATATACATTTCTTAATGACAATGATATCCATGCATAAGCTCGGACGGATTTGGTATAGTTTAGTGTGTTTGTTATGCTTATTATTTATCTTATGTCTCTATTTCTGTTACAGGATCAGTTTCATCGTCACTTATTTTTGGAGGCAGAAAGAAGACAGCTGCGACCTATTATTGAAAACAAATCACGCATCATTCTCGCACACACAAGCTCATGATACAAGTATGGTTGCTTTCTTCATTGCATCTTCTCTTCTCCTCTCTATTCCTATGTTTATATGAGTTTAAGAAAGCCTTGTTAGGTAACTAGCCTTAAGTAACATGAAAATTATAGTTGATTATATGAAAACCTTGTGACTTTTTATTGTTGTAAGTTGTAACCCATAATTTTCCAGTATTTTAACACTTGATTCTACTCAAGTTGTACCGTTCCTTTTAGGCTGGCGTTTAAATTATGTTTTGTAGTTGTATCTGCTCTATATAGACATTTTAAGTGAATGCCAAATTTcttacccgtagtggaatccccatgatttatattaaaaaaatttgaaaccatacataccactactgttctagagttttgatttttcatattaatatgcaggcacaggaagctacaaaaaaacgaaaaaaaaaaaaaaaaaaaaactaacataccactactgatatttataacaatcagtagtgaaaactaacataccactacgggtatttgtaattacccgtagtggaatcctcaattctaaaaaaaaaaatggaatagcatacataccactaccggtatttacaaataccggtagtggaatcccagattctaaaaaaaaaaaaaatgaaaaccatacataccactaccggtatttgtaaataccggtagtggaatcccagactctaaaaaaaaaaaaatgaaaactatacataccactaccggtatttacaaataccggtagtggaatcccagactctaaaaaaaaaaaaatgaaaaccatacataccactacggatattgaaaatacccgtagtggaatctcatacataccactaccggtatttgtaaaaaccgtcgtggaatcctcataaatttaattaataatacagtagaaacctgacataccacgacgggtataaaaagacccgtcgtggaaagtattgacttacaacgacgagtgtgtttactaccggccgcggccagtagtggaatccctatttggccggtagtggaatcccctttctgcactagtgtcTCCACCATACCGTTTGTTCAGAATTGTTCTGTTGATCCAATCGCTGTCTGTGATTGAAGAGGGAGTTGAGGAGGACCTCATACC from Trifolium pratense cultivar HEN17-A07 linkage group LG5, ARS_RC_1.1, whole genome shotgun sequence encodes:
- the LOC123884967 gene encoding protein PELOTA 1-like, yielding MQEGLAHILLVGRSMTVTRSRIKASIPRKHGAAIAGFEKALNKFFENVLQDQFHRHLFLEAERRQLRPIIENKSRIILAHTSS